One Methylosinus sp. C49 DNA segment encodes these proteins:
- a CDS encoding TetR/AcrR family transcriptional regulator produces MSTKKEQTRERMRDAASRSFRSHGFAGVGVDAIAKAAGVTSGAFYAHFGSKDGAFRDALEQGLDEVIGAIPQYQSEHGADWVRAFADYYLGKAHRDDLACGCAMTTLSPEVARSEPEVKALFETKMKKIAGLVADGLPGGDEEQRLSRAWSVLGVLIGGLTLARSVKSNRLAEQIGKSIRRAAVDAASLRAREDD; encoded by the coding sequence ATGTCTACGAAGAAGGAGCAGACCCGCGAGCGCATGCGCGATGCGGCAAGTCGGAGCTTCCGCAGCCATGGATTTGCGGGGGTCGGCGTCGACGCCATCGCCAAGGCGGCGGGCGTCACGTCGGGAGCTTTTTACGCTCATTTCGGCTCGAAGGACGGCGCATTTCGCGATGCGCTGGAGCAGGGGCTCGACGAGGTGATCGGAGCCATTCCGCAGTATCAGAGCGAGCATGGCGCCGACTGGGTGCGGGCCTTCGCCGATTATTATCTCGGCAAGGCCCATCGTGACGATCTCGCATGCGGCTGCGCGATGACGACCCTTTCGCCGGAGGTCGCGCGATCGGAACCCGAGGTAAAGGCCCTCTTCGAAACGAAAATGAAAAAGATCGCAGGCCTCGTCGCCGACGGCTTGCCGGGCGGAGACGAGGAGCAGCGACTCTCTCGCGCCTGGTCGGTGCTCGGCGTTTTGATCGGCGGATTGACGCTGGCGCGTTCTGTGAAGAGCAATCGGCTCGCGGAGCAAATCGGCAAGTCGATACGCCGAGCCGCCGTTGACGCCGCCTCGCTTCGTGCGCGGGAGGACGACTGA
- a CDS encoding cupin domain-containing protein, which yields MRLSHASEIAITKIEADIKRRLFLGGMLGAAFAFSTKPLSAQMKTLGDTIVSSDGISRTTLERYENSAGEEFRLVLTLYPAGVGLPAHHHPSVAHNYILEGVAESQYAGEEPRRFAAGESYQDKAEVPHMIFRNPDASSPLKYLIAYTVKKGQPFLIIP from the coding sequence ATGAGGCTTTCGCACGCATCCGAGATCGCGATCACGAAAATCGAGGCGGACATAAAGAGACGCTTGTTCCTGGGAGGGATGCTGGGCGCCGCCTTTGCGTTTTCCACCAAGCCGCTGAGCGCGCAAATGAAAACGCTCGGCGATACGATCGTCTCTTCGGACGGGATCAGCCGCACGACTCTCGAACGCTATGAAAACAGCGCGGGGGAAGAGTTTCGCTTGGTCCTCACCCTCTATCCTGCGGGCGTGGGATTACCCGCTCACCACCATCCCTCGGTCGCCCATAACTACATATTGGAGGGCGTAGCGGAATCGCAGTACGCGGGCGAGGAGCCGAGGAGGTTTGCCGCAGGGGAGAGCTATCAGGACAAGGCCGAGGTTCCGCACATGATTTTCAGAAATCCAGACGCCTCTTCCCCACTGAAATATTTGATCGCCTACACGGTCAAAAAGGGCCAGCCCTTTCTCATCATTCCGTGA
- a CDS encoding twin transmembrane helix small protein — translation MMSSWSNIAVMGAVAVVAIVVLLGLGNVLRGGDGNLSQKLMRWRVGLQFCALLLILAILAFRH, via the coding sequence ATGATGTCCAGCTGGTCCAACATCGCCGTCATGGGCGCGGTCGCCGTCGTCGCCATCGTCGTGCTGCTCGGCCTCGGCAATGTGCTGCGTGGGGGCGACGGCAATCTCTCGCAAAAGCTGATGCGCTGGCGCGTGGGCTTGCAATTTTGCGCTCTGCTGCTGATCCTGGCGATCCTCGCCTTTCGTCACTAG
- a CDS encoding cob(I)yrinic acid a,c-diamide adenosyltransferase, which yields MVRLDKIYTRGGDAGATSLVGGERRRKDDLRVEAYGAVDETNAAIGLARLATGEDAALDAMLARIQSDLFDLGAELATPLKPGEATPESSLAIVQSQVDRLEREIDELNASLAPLKSFVLPGGTAAAAHLHLARTVSRRAERIMVALANAPEEAVGAVALRYVNRLSDFLFVAARYANKDKGDVLWTPGATR from the coding sequence ATGGTCCGCCTCGACAAGATCTACACGCGCGGCGGGGACGCCGGCGCCACTTCCCTCGTCGGCGGCGAGCGTCGCCGCAAGGACGATCTGCGCGTCGAAGCCTATGGCGCGGTGGACGAGACCAACGCCGCCATCGGCCTCGCGCGGCTCGCCACGGGCGAGGACGCCGCGCTCGACGCCATGCTGGCGCGCATACAGAGCGATCTCTTCGACCTCGGCGCGGAGCTGGCGACGCCGCTGAAGCCGGGCGAGGCGACGCCGGAAAGCAGCCTCGCGATCGTGCAATCGCAGGTGGATCGGCTGGAGCGCGAGATCGACGAGCTGAACGCCTCGCTCGCGCCGCTCAAATCCTTCGTGCTGCCGGGCGGAACGGCGGCGGCCGCGCATCTCCATCTCGCCCGCACGGTGAGCCGCCGCGCCGAGCGCATAATGGTGGCGCTCGCCAATGCGCCGGAAGAGGCCGTCGGCGCTGTGGCGCTGCGCTATGTCAATCGCCTCTCGGATTTTCTCTTCGTCGCCGCGCGCTACGCAAACAAGGACAAAGGCGACGTGCTGTGGACGCCGGGCGCGACGCGCTGA
- a CDS encoding GrpB family protein — protein sequence MPAPLPVVLSAHDPRWAQLAAAHAERLKALGPLIEAVHHIGSTSVPGLMAKPLIDLLPVVSDLAALDARRNEVEALGYEWHGDYGIEGRRFCTCSDAAGARLANVHFFAANSPHVARHLAFRDYLRAHPEAARAYEREKRRAGALHPHNSHDYTDEKAAFVKAMEGEALAWWERNRPLAE from the coding sequence ATGCCCGCGCCGCTCCCAGTCGTTCTCAGCGCTCACGATCCGCGCTGGGCGCAGCTCGCCGCCGCGCATGCGGAGCGGCTGAAGGCTCTCGGCCCGCTGATCGAGGCCGTTCATCATATCGGCTCGACCTCTGTGCCGGGCCTCATGGCCAAGCCCCTCATCGATCTTCTGCCCGTGGTGAGCGATCTCGCCGCGCTCGACGCGCGGCGGAACGAGGTGGAGGCGCTCGGCTATGAGTGGCACGGCGACTATGGAATAGAGGGGCGGCGCTTCTGCACCTGCTCGGACGCCGCCGGAGCGCGCCTCGCCAATGTGCATTTCTTCGCGGCGAATTCACCGCATGTGGCGCGCCATCTCGCCTTTCGCGATTATTTGCGCGCGCATCCCGAGGCGGCGCGCGCCTATGAACGGGAGAAGCGCCGCGCCGGCGCGCTGCACCCGCACAATTCCCACGATTATACCGATGAGAAGGCCGCCTTCGTGAAGGCGATGGAAGGCGAGGCGCTCGCTTGGTGGGAGAGGAATCGACCGCTCGCGGAGTGA
- a CDS encoding thiol-disulfide isomerase, with amino-acid sequence MRPRMRNALLAAAGLVACALAQFAGPQATQAQEARKQEIAPFARGSFEAIRKAHAGRPLIVHFWSVTCVICVSELAEWGKLARETTGVDFVFVNADPESDRRRALARMEKAGLMQAVNFAFADRFVERLYFEVDNHWQGELPFTALVAPNGSLVTEIGALTDMKLASWIDGKR; translated from the coding sequence ATGCGGCCGAGGATGAGAAATGCGCTATTGGCCGCCGCCGGCCTCGTCGCCTGCGCCCTGGCGCAATTCGCAGGGCCGCAAGCCACACAGGCGCAAGAGGCGCGCAAGCAGGAGATCGCGCCCTTTGCGCGCGGCTCTTTCGAGGCCATCCGCAAGGCCCACGCCGGGCGTCCGCTCATCGTGCATTTCTGGTCTGTGACCTGCGTCATCTGCGTCTCGGAGCTCGCCGAATGGGGCAAGCTCGCCCGTGAGACGACGGGCGTCGATTTCGTCTTCGTCAACGCCGATCCCGAGAGCGACCGGCGCCGCGCCTTGGCCCGCATGGAGAAGGCGGGGCTGATGCAGGCGGTCAATTTCGCTTTCGCCGATCGTTTCGTCGAACGGCTCTATTTCGAGGTCGACAATCATTGGCAGGGCGAGCTGCCCTTCACCGCGCTCGTCGCCCCGAATGGGTCCCTGGTGACGGAGATCGGCGCGCTGACCGATATGAAGCTCGCCAGCTGGATCGACGGCAAGCGCTGA
- a CDS encoding cation-efflux pump yields the protein MSDTADISTDAAARKTSAAKASIAASAVLTVAKLAAGLASGSLALISEAGHSAADVAATVLTYVAVRQAEKPADEKHHYGHGKVESLAALIETGLLFGLALVVAGQAAQRLGDTDVEIDAGWPVFAVLILSIVVDFARARRLGAVAEETQSDALAADALHFTSDLVSSALVIVGLAATRAGFAQGDALAAFGVAAFIAIAGYRLGRRTVATLLDAAPQELVPQIQDILRATPGVIAVESLRLRTAGPKVMGEAVIGVARTLPLERAARIKEDANAAITEAIPGAQITIATRPIALDDETVLERILLVAARRRIQVHHIIAQTVGERLSITLDLELDGGMSHGRAHQIASDLEQAIREEFGEAIEIDTHIEPSEPQLLTGQDAEPQTRRAIADALARHAARGGKVMNVHDVRARETGEGLVVNYHCCVDPELSVDATHAAVDEVERAVRGEFPNILRIAGHAEINDHS from the coding sequence ATGTCCGACACAGCCGACATTTCGACCGACGCGGCCGCGCGCAAGACCTCGGCCGCCAAAGCCTCGATCGCCGCGAGCGCCGTGCTGACGGTCGCCAAGCTCGCGGCCGGCCTCGCCTCCGGCTCTCTGGCGCTGATCTCGGAGGCCGGCCATTCGGCCGCCGACGTCGCCGCCACAGTGCTGACCTATGTCGCCGTGCGCCAGGCCGAGAAGCCGGCGGACGAGAAGCACCATTACGGCCATGGCAAGGTCGAATCGCTCGCCGCGCTGATCGAGACCGGCCTGCTCTTCGGCCTCGCGCTGGTCGTCGCCGGCCAGGCCGCGCAGCGGCTCGGCGACACGGATGTGGAAATCGACGCCGGCTGGCCCGTCTTCGCCGTGCTGATTCTCTCCATCGTCGTCGATTTCGCGCGCGCGCGGCGGCTCGGCGCCGTCGCCGAGGAGACGCAGAGCGACGCGCTCGCCGCCGATGCGCTGCATTTCACCAGCGATCTCGTCTCCTCGGCGCTGGTCATCGTCGGCCTCGCGGCCACGCGCGCGGGCTTTGCGCAGGGCGACGCGCTCGCGGCTTTCGGCGTCGCCGCCTTCATCGCCATCGCCGGCTACAGGCTCGGGCGCCGCACTGTGGCGACGCTGCTCGACGCCGCGCCGCAGGAGCTGGTGCCGCAAATACAGGACATTCTGCGCGCGACGCCCGGCGTCATAGCGGTGGAGAGCCTGCGCCTGCGCACCGCCGGCCCCAAGGTGATGGGCGAGGCCGTCATCGGCGTCGCGCGGACGCTGCCGCTGGAGCGCGCCGCGCGCATAAAGGAAGACGCCAACGCCGCCATCACTGAGGCAATTCCCGGCGCACAGATCACCATCGCCACGCGCCCCATCGCGCTCGACGACGAGACCGTGCTGGAGCGCATTCTGCTGGTCGCCGCGCGGCGCCGCATACAGGTGCATCACATCATCGCGCAGACGGTGGGCGAGCGCCTCTCCATCACGCTGGATCTCGAGCTCGACGGCGGCATGTCGCATGGGCGCGCGCATCAGATCGCCTCGGACCTCGAGCAGGCGATCCGCGAGGAGTTCGGCGAGGCGATCGAGATCGACACGCATATAGAGCCTTCCGAGCCGCAGCTGCTCACCGGCCAGGACGCAGAGCCGCAGACGCGCCGCGCCATCGCCGACGCGCTCGCGCGTCACGCCGCTCGGGGCGGAAAGGTGATGAATGTCCACGACGTTCGCGCGCGCGAGACGGGGGAAGGGCTGGTCGTCAATTACCACTGCTGCGTCGACCCGGAGCTCTCCGTCGACGCCACGCACGCCGCCGTCGACGAGGTGGAGCGGGCGGTGCGCGGCGAATTTCCGAACATCCTTCGAATTGCGGGACATGCGGAAATAAACGATCATTCCTGA
- a CDS encoding cytochrome P450 — MTLLKNIFATLRAYALTLLDAVVALFSLIAVTARALVAGEGTLKERLVGALTRPSSLIAICAIFRAVAPNLVIGKRLITSYDNNGTAFVLRATDVIEVLDREEDFAVVYEPKMRAITGGPNFFLGMQNTAQYQHDTSLMKLAMRRDDVEALVTPLARARAEAYASAFPKRIDLPQELTLRVPAAIVSDYFGVSAQAETDAIQWATSLFWWLFVDLKGEPAIETKALMAADELRKAIDAAIAARKASGETKDDVLGRALELQKGAPEFDDLAIRNNLIGLVIGAIPTISKASVQALDQLLDRPEALAGAQAAAVAGDEALLGAYLFEALRFNPVNPVIYRRANRSTVIAANTFRARKIPEGAMVLAANLSAMFDPLQIDKPNEFRVDRPWGNYILWGYGMHTCFGAYINRAVIPAILRPVLARPNLRRAAGAAGQIDVSTPFPQHFVVESD, encoded by the coding sequence ATGACCTTGTTGAAGAACATCTTCGCCACGCTGCGCGCCTATGCGCTGACGCTCCTCGACGCGGTTGTCGCCCTTTTCTCGCTGATCGCGGTGACGGCGCGCGCGCTCGTCGCCGGCGAGGGAACGCTGAAGGAGCGTCTGGTCGGCGCGCTCACGCGGCCGAGCTCACTGATCGCGATCTGCGCGATCTTCCGCGCCGTGGCGCCCAATCTCGTGATCGGCAAGCGGCTGATCACCAGCTACGACAATAATGGCACGGCCTTCGTCCTGCGCGCCACGGATGTGATCGAGGTGCTCGACCGCGAGGAGGATTTCGCCGTCGTCTACGAGCCGAAGATGCGCGCCATCACCGGCGGCCCCAATTTCTTCCTCGGCATGCAGAACACGGCGCAATATCAGCACGACACCTCGCTGATGAAGCTCGCCATGCGCCGCGACGATGTCGAGGCTCTGGTGACGCCGCTCGCCCGCGCCCGCGCCGAGGCCTATGCGAGCGCCTTCCCCAAGCGCATCGACCTGCCGCAGGAGCTGACGCTGCGCGTCCCGGCAGCGATCGTCTCCGACTATTTCGGCGTCTCCGCCCAGGCCGAAACCGACGCCATCCAATGGGCGACGAGCTTGTTCTGGTGGCTGTTCGTCGATCTCAAAGGCGAGCCGGCGATCGAGACCAAGGCGCTGATGGCCGCGGACGAGCTACGCAAGGCGATCGACGCCGCCATCGCCGCGCGCAAGGCCAGCGGCGAGACGAAAGACGATGTGCTCGGCCGCGCGCTCGAGCTGCAGAAGGGCGCGCCGGAATTCGACGATCTCGCCATTCGCAACAATCTCATCGGCCTCGTCATCGGCGCGATCCCGACCATTTCCAAAGCCTCGGTGCAGGCGCTCGACCAATTGCTCGATCGGCCTGAGGCGCTCGCCGGCGCCCAGGCCGCGGCCGTAGCCGGCGACGAGGCGCTGCTCGGCGCCTATCTCTTCGAGGCGCTGCGCTTCAACCCGGTCAATCCCGTCATCTACCGCCGCGCCAACCGCTCGACGGTGATCGCCGCCAACACCTTCCGCGCCCGCAAGATCCCGGAGGGGGCCATGGTGCTCGCCGCCAATCTCTCGGCCATGTTCGATCCGCTGCAGATCGACAAGCCCAATGAGTTTCGCGTCGATCGTCCCTGGGGCAATTACATCCTCTGGGGCTATGGCATGCACACTTGCTTCGGCGCCTATATCAACCGCGCCGTCATCCCGGCCATTCTGCGCCCCGTGCTGGCGCGGCCCAATCTGCGCCGCGCGGCCGGCGCGGCGGGCCAAATCGACGTCTCGACGCCCTTCCCGCAGCATTTCGTGGTAGAGAGCGACTGA
- a CDS encoding exodeoxyribonuclease VII small subunit — MSDANADIDALPFEKAIQELEEIVGKLEKASVSLDDSVKLYERGEALKKRCDTLLREAEARIEKITLGADGAPKGTAPLDVE, encoded by the coding sequence GTGTCCGACGCCAACGCCGATATAGACGCCCTGCCCTTCGAGAAGGCGATTCAGGAGCTCGAGGAGATCGTCGGCAAGCTCGAGAAGGCGAGCGTCTCGCTCGACGATTCGGTGAAGCTCTATGAGCGCGGCGAGGCGCTGAAGAAGCGCTGCGACACGCTGTTGCGCGAGGCCGAGGCCCGCATAGAGAAGATCACGCTCGGCGCCGATGGCGCGCCCAAGGGGACGGCGCCGCTCGACGTCGAGTGA
- a CDS encoding efflux RND transporter periplasmic adaptor subunit, translating to MTEMSQPQGRGFASTSVGVSEAPPPRLRKLPFLVLLALLALVLLIGLRRHAAQEQDAQAFQQEQANATLSLRATKVTKIAGPVHIELPGQTLAWEQARVFARATGYIAERRVDIGSKVKQGDLLVRISAPDLDQQYAQALAQLALNKAQLLQSKAQVEQGKANLNLAKLTYGRSSQLVKNNYESKQNNDTNAANVESQAANLQSAQAGVEVAQANIAAAQANVDRLKQLVDFKDITAPFRGVVTARNIEVGDLVSADANSGTPLFSLARDDILRVQVSVPQSEAAGLVDGLESKIVAPEMPGKSFKGRIARNANSLAAASRTLLTEVDVPNPTGELRPGMFVRVVLDIPRPRPLVNIPAPSILFGAEGPRVAVIGKDDVVRLAKINITRDFGTNVDVDQGLTGDETIALDPPADIRDGRKVTIRK from the coding sequence ATGACCGAGATGTCGCAGCCGCAGGGACGCGGATTCGCTTCGACCAGCGTCGGCGTGAGCGAGGCGCCGCCGCCGCGCCTGCGCAAGCTCCCCTTCTTGGTTCTTCTCGCGCTTCTCGCGCTCGTGCTGCTCATCGGCCTGCGCCGCCATGCGGCGCAGGAGCAGGACGCGCAGGCCTTTCAGCAGGAGCAGGCCAATGCGACGCTCAGCCTGCGCGCGACCAAGGTGACGAAAATCGCCGGCCCCGTGCATATAGAGCTGCCGGGCCAGACGCTGGCTTGGGAGCAGGCGAGAGTCTTCGCGCGCGCGACGGGCTATATCGCCGAGCGGCGCGTCGATATCGGCAGCAAGGTGAAGCAGGGCGATCTCCTCGTGCGCATCTCCGCGCCCGATCTCGACCAGCAATATGCGCAGGCGCTGGCGCAGCTCGCGCTCAACAAGGCGCAACTCCTGCAATCCAAGGCGCAGGTCGAGCAGGGCAAGGCCAATCTCAACCTCGCCAAGCTCACCTACGGCCGCAGCTCGCAGCTCGTGAAAAACAATTACGAGAGCAAGCAGAACAATGACACCAACGCCGCCAATGTCGAGTCGCAGGCCGCCAATCTGCAATCGGCGCAGGCGGGCGTCGAGGTCGCGCAGGCCAATATAGCGGCGGCGCAGGCCAATGTGGATCGGTTGAAGCAGCTCGTCGACTTCAAGGACATCACCGCGCCTTTCCGCGGCGTGGTGACGGCGCGCAACATAGAGGTGGGCGATCTCGTCAGCGCCGACGCCAATAGCGGCACGCCGCTCTTCTCCCTGGCGCGCGACGATATTCTGCGCGTGCAAGTGTCGGTGCCGCAATCGGAGGCGGCGGGCCTCGTCGATGGTCTCGAATCGAAGATCGTGGCGCCGGAGATGCCCGGCAAGAGCTTCAAGGGGCGCATCGCGCGCAACGCCAATTCGCTCGCCGCCGCTTCGCGCACACTGCTCACCGAGGTGGATGTGCCCAATCCCACCGGCGAGCTGCGGCCAGGAATGTTCGTGCGTGTCGTGCTCGATATTCCGCGCCCGCGGCCACTGGTGAATATTCCGGCGCCGTCGATCCTCTTCGGCGCAGAGGGACCGCGCGTCGCGGTGATCGGGAAGGACGATGTCGTGCGCCTCGCGAAGATCAACATCACGCGCGATTTCGGCACCAATGTCGACGTCGATCAAGGATTGACGGGCGACGAGACCATCGCGCTCGATCCGCCCGCCGATATTCGCGACGGCCGCAAGGTGACGATCCGCAAGTGA
- a CDS encoding efflux RND transporter permease subunit, whose translation MELVKYALKFRLTFYVLAILMTFLGGAAIVSTPKDVFPNVDIPVVTVIWTYTGLSTAEMESRVTTYAELSTSNNVNGIRNMESQTLQGVAVIKIYFQPDVNIELAITQVVSAMNSIRALMPPGINPPTVVRYSASQVPVIQLALSSKSLNEQQLYDMGLYRVRQQLTTTPGVTLPTPWGGKQRQIMVDLDTATLQARGLTPLDVVNAITAGNLVVPSGLVKFGDLQYVVRLNSTPDALSTLNSIPIRVADGAPLLIRDVAQVRDGSPPQQNIVRVDGSRAVLLTILKNGNASTLNVVENVKAGIAKLREAIPKDTTIAELFDQSVFVSNAISDVLHEGVIAAGLTALMILLFLGSWRSTLIVVISIPLSILASLAALSALGHTINIMTLGGMALAVGILVDDATVAIENTYRLFEEGKDFRYAVAEGAAGIAKPALISTLAICAAFVSVLFLTDAARFLFVPQALAVVFAMLASYFLSRTLVPILMDQLLIHEHHAESERESDARRTGFAAILTRVQLGFEHGFEKLRGQYALLLVAVLRHKGRTLAFVAGVFAFGAFLFVSVGEDYYPQIDAGQMTLHVRGRSGLRIEETERLFQKVEDVIRETIPPHDLALLIDNIGLPQITYNFAFSDGTTVGYNDGQIMISLAHGHAPTAGYMRKLRQVLPQRFPDSIFYFQPADIVTQILNFGLPAPIALRVVGRDAPGNKIIVRKLLDRVTQVRGVVDAHIHQILDAPEFFVDIDRWKGQQLGVSVQQIANNVNVSLSSSFQVTPNFWADPVTGIPYQVAVQTPEYRIASLNAFANTPISDQTGAGSAQVDLLTNVAQWKRGVEQSVADHSNTQPTYDVYANIQDRDLGGVEKDLRKAIAEIEPELKPGNYIVIRGQIDSKNQAFARIGLGLVASMIFVYLLMVVNFQSWGDPFVVILALPIAFCGIVFALFVTGTTFSIPSLMGAIMSVGVASANSILLVTFAREHREATGVSAEEAAIEAGLTRIRPVIMTATAMFVGLLPMSLALGEGAEQNAALARAVMGGIAFGTCSTLLFVPFLYSLLRRGEVQPPRDYL comes from the coding sequence ATGGAACTCGTCAAATATGCGCTCAAGTTTCGGCTGACGTTCTACGTCCTGGCCATTTTGATGACGTTCCTCGGCGGCGCGGCGATCGTCTCGACGCCCAAGGACGTGTTCCCCAATGTCGATATTCCGGTCGTCACCGTCATCTGGACCTACACCGGCCTCTCCACCGCCGAGATGGAGAGCCGCGTCACCACCTACGCCGAGCTCTCCACCTCCAACAACGTCAATGGCATTCGCAACATGGAGAGCCAGACGCTGCAAGGCGTCGCGGTCATCAAGATCTATTTCCAGCCGGATGTGAACATAGAGCTCGCCATCACGCAGGTCGTCTCGGCGATGAACTCCATTCGCGCGCTCATGCCGCCGGGCATCAATCCGCCGACAGTGGTGCGCTATTCGGCGTCGCAGGTGCCGGTCATTCAGCTCGCGCTCTCCAGCAAGAGCCTCAATGAGCAGCAGCTCTATGACATGGGCCTCTATCGCGTCCGTCAGCAGCTGACGACGACGCCCGGCGTCACGCTGCCGACGCCCTGGGGCGGCAAGCAGCGCCAGATCATGGTCGATCTCGACACGGCGACGCTGCAGGCGCGTGGCTTGACGCCGCTCGATGTCGTCAACGCCATCACCGCCGGCAATCTGGTGGTGCCCTCGGGCCTCGTGAAATTCGGCGATCTGCAATATGTCGTGCGCCTCAATTCGACGCCCGACGCGCTGTCGACGCTCAACAGCATTCCGATCCGCGTGGCCGATGGCGCGCCGCTCTTGATCCGCGACGTGGCGCAAGTGCGCGACGGCAGCCCGCCGCAGCAGAATATCGTGCGCGTCGACGGCTCGCGCGCCGTGCTGCTGACCATATTGAAGAATGGCAACGCCTCGACGCTCAACGTCGTCGAGAATGTGAAGGCCGGCATCGCCAAGCTGCGCGAGGCGATCCCCAAGGACACGACGATCGCGGAATTATTCGACCAGTCGGTCTTCGTCTCCAATGCGATATCTGACGTGCTGCACGAGGGCGTCATCGCCGCCGGCCTTACCGCGCTGATGATCCTTCTGTTCCTCGGCTCCTGGCGCTCGACGCTGATCGTCGTCATCTCCATTCCGCTGTCGATCCTCGCCTCGCTCGCCGCGCTCAGCGCGCTCGGCCATACGATCAACATCATGACGCTCGGCGGCATGGCGCTCGCGGTCGGCATATTGGTGGACGACGCCACTGTCGCCATCGAGAACACTTATCGCCTGTTCGAGGAGGGCAAGGATTTCCGCTATGCGGTGGCGGAGGGCGCCGCCGGCATCGCCAAGCCGGCGCTGATCTCGACGCTGGCCATTTGCGCCGCCTTCGTCTCCGTGCTCTTCCTCACCGACGCCGCGCGCTTTCTCTTCGTGCCGCAGGCGCTGGCCGTCGTCTTCGCCATGCTGGCCTCCTATTTTCTGTCGCGAACGCTGGTGCCGATTTTGATGGACCAGCTGCTCATCCATGAGCATCACGCGGAGAGCGAGCGTGAGAGCGACGCGCGCCGAACCGGCTTCGCCGCCATTCTGACGCGCGTTCAGCTCGGCTTCGAGCATGGCTTCGAGAAGCTGCGCGGCCAATATGCGCTGCTGCTGGTCGCGGTGCTGCGCCACAAGGGCCGCACGCTCGCCTTCGTGGCCGGCGTCTTCGCCTTCGGCGCCTTTCTGTTCGTCTCGGTCGGCGAGGATTATTATCCGCAGATCGACGCCGGCCAGATGACCTTGCATGTGCGCGGCCGCTCCGGCCTGCGCATAGAGGAGACCGAGCGCCTGTTCCAAAAGGTGGAGGACGTCATTCGCGAGACGATCCCGCCGCATGATCTCGCTCTGCTCATCGACAATATCGGCCTGCCGCAGATCACCTATAATTTCGCTTTCTCCGACGGCACCACGGTCGGCTATAATGACGGGCAGATCATGATCTCGCTCGCGCATGGCCATGCGCCGACGGCGGGCTACATGCGCAAGCTGCGCCAGGTCCTGCCGCAGCGCTTTCCCGATTCGATCTTTTATTTTCAGCCGGCCGACATCGTCACGCAGATTTTGAACTTCGGCCTTCCCGCGCCGATCGCGCTGCGCGTCGTCGGGCGCGATGCGCCCGGCAATAAGATCATCGTGCGCAAGCTCTTGGATCGCGTGACGCAAGTGCGCGGCGTCGTCGACGCGCATATTCACCAGATTCTCGACGCGCCGGAATTCTTCGTCGACATTGATCGCTGGAAGGGCCAGCAGCTCGGCGTCAGCGTCCAGCAGATCGCCAATAATGTGAATGTCTCGCTCTCCTCCTCCTTTCAGGTGACGCCCAATTTCTGGGCCGATCCGGTGACGGGCATTCCCTATCAGGTGGCGGTGCAGACGCCAGAATATCGTATCGCCTCGCTCAACGCCTTCGCCAACACGCCAATCTCCGATCAGACCGGCGCCGGCTCGGCGCAGGTCGATCTTCTGACCAATGTCGCGCAATGGAAGCGCGGCGTGGAGCAGAGCGTCGCCGATCATTCCAACACGCAGCCGACCTATGACGTCTACGCCAATATTCAGGACCGCGATCTCGGCGGCGTCGAGAAGGATTTGCGCAAGGCGATCGCGGAGATCGAGCCGGAATTGAAGCCCGGCAACTACATCGTCATTCGCGGCCAGATCGACAGCAAGAATCAGGCTTTCGCACGCATCGGCCTCGGCCTCGTCGCCTCCATGATCTTCGTCTATCTGCTGATGGTGGTGAACTTCCAGAGCTGGGGCGATCCTTTCGTCGTCATTCTCGCTCTGCCCATCGCCTTTTGCGGCATCGTCTTCGCGCTCTTCGTCACCGGCACGACCTTCTCCATTCCGTCATTGATGGGCGCCATAATGTCGGTCGGCGTCGCATCGGCCAATTCCATCCTGCTCGTCACATTCGCGCGCGAGCATCGTGAGGCGACCGGCGTCTCCGCGGAGGAGGCGGCGATCGAGGCCGGGCTGACGCGTATTCGTCCCGTCATCATGACCGCGACGGCGATGTTCGTCGGCCTTCTGCCCATGTCGCTCGCGCTCGGCGAAGGCGCCGAGCAGAACGCCGCGCTCGCCCGCGCGGTGATGGGCGGCATCGCTTTCGGCACATGCTCGACACTGCTTTTCGTGCCTTTCCTCTATTCGCTGCTGCGACGTGGAGAGGTGCAGCCTCCGAGGGACTATCTATGA